The Methylacidimicrobium sp. B4 genome contains a region encoding:
- the amoA gene encoding bacterial ammonia monooxygenase, subunit AmoA, whose product MQYSQVDAEAKAVARKFDLVVIMSTFLVLIAGFHVHQMLVAGDWSFWIDWKDRNWWPIVAPVLEITFPAAVQAVLWTKFRMPIGATFCCLGLLFGEWMNRYINFWGWTHYPLNFVFPETFIPAAVVLDIVLMLTGNWIVTALVGGELWGWLFYPTNWVMVAPFHVPVEYQGSLMSIADVINYMYVRTSTPEYLRIVETGTMRSFAGGVTGVAAFFSAFCSVCMYVPWWLMGAHFFGSTKFFKNYESATAEVKNA is encoded by the coding sequence ATGCAATATTCGCAAGTAGACGCGGAGGCGAAGGCGGTCGCACGCAAGTTCGACCTGGTCGTCATCATGTCGACCTTCCTGGTCCTCATCGCGGGCTTCCATGTCCACCAGATGCTGGTGGCGGGAGACTGGTCGTTCTGGATCGACTGGAAAGATCGGAACTGGTGGCCGATTGTGGCTCCGGTCCTGGAGATCACCTTCCCGGCGGCGGTGCAGGCGGTTCTCTGGACGAAGTTCCGGATGCCGATCGGGGCGACGTTCTGCTGCCTGGGGCTGCTCTTTGGGGAGTGGATGAACCGGTACATCAACTTCTGGGGATGGACCCACTATCCGCTCAACTTCGTCTTTCCGGAGACCTTCATTCCGGCGGCGGTCGTGCTCGACATCGTGTTGATGCTGACCGGCAACTGGATTGTGACCGCTCTGGTGGGGGGCGAGCTCTGGGGCTGGCTCTTCTATCCGACCAACTGGGTGATGGTTGCGCCATTCCACGTGCCGGTCGAGTATCAGGGCTCATTGATGAGCATCGCGGATGTGATCAACTACATGTATGTCCGCACCTCGACGCCGGAGTATCTCCGGATCGTGGAGACGGGAACGATGCGAAGCTTCGCGGGAGGGGTGACCGGTGTGGCCGCCTTCTTCTCGGCCTTCTGCTCGGTCTGCATGTACGTGCCCTGGTGGCTCATGGGTGCTCATTTCTTCGGCAGCACGAAGTTCTTCAAGAACTACGAGTCGGCTACTGCCGAGGTGAAGAACGCCTGA
- a CDS encoding methane monooxygenase/ammonia monooxygenase subunit C gives MAQTQTTATAVARPPLTAFSWKSAVVAIGALIVFDVLINVYERLYALAKGLDYTSADYTTYWMSMLFAELVMEAVTAGALWGWLWMTRDRALERLSPAEELKRYWALGLFVLTYTYAAYAGASYFTEQDGTWHQTVIRDTDFTPSHVIEFYQSYPIYIIFGVGSLVYAMTRLPQFAKAFSLPYAVLVGAPLMIFPNVGLNEFGHTRWFMEELFVAPLHWGFVTFGWGALAILGTWLQVCPRVLALINHIYYGKPIQSPAEVMRDPQSSCDPAACVACVL, from the coding sequence ATGGCACAGACACAAACGACGGCAACGGCTGTCGCGCGTCCGCCGCTCACCGCCTTTTCCTGGAAGAGTGCGGTCGTTGCGATTGGCGCGTTGATCGTCTTTGACGTCCTGATCAACGTGTACGAGAGGCTCTACGCCCTGGCAAAAGGGCTCGACTACACGTCGGCGGATTATACGACTTACTGGATGAGCATGCTCTTTGCGGAGCTGGTCATGGAAGCGGTCACGGCGGGTGCGCTCTGGGGCTGGCTCTGGATGACGCGGGATCGGGCGCTCGAGCGCCTCTCTCCGGCGGAAGAGCTCAAGCGGTATTGGGCCTTGGGACTTTTTGTCCTGACCTATACCTATGCGGCATATGCGGGTGCCAGCTACTTCACGGAGCAGGACGGCACCTGGCACCAGACCGTGATTCGGGATACCGACTTCACCCCGAGCCATGTGATCGAGTTCTATCAGAGCTATCCCATCTACATCATCTTCGGTGTGGGCTCGCTGGTCTACGCGATGACCCGGTTGCCCCAGTTCGCCAAGGCATTTTCGTTGCCCTACGCGGTACTGGTGGGCGCTCCGTTGATGATCTTCCCGAACGTCGGACTCAACGAGTTCGGCCACACCCGGTGGTTCATGGAGGAGCTCTTCGTGGCTCCGCTCCACTGGGGCTTCGTGACGTTCGGCTGGGGTGCGCTGGCGATCCTCGGAACCTGGTTGCAGGTCTGCCCGCGGGTCTTGGCGCTGATCAACCACATCTACTATGGCAAGCCGATTCAGAGCCCGGCCGAGGTGATGAGGGATCCGCAAAGCTCGTGCGATCCCGCTGCTTGCGTTGCCTGCGTGCTCTAG
- the amoB gene encoding bacterial ammonia monooxygenase, subunit AmoB: MRKRVMRMMGRAGALALLGMILAGPTNRLWALGEKSQEAFLRMRTVIFYDTQFSGRKFKVGDEMTVTGKFQLLPIWPKEIAFTGISWLNFFVPGPQFLRVGSWINGRFMSCSQLLELGGTYEYKTITRARYPGHWPVGVMLSMKDAGPLIGPSIYVDVDGSHEGFTNPIKTLLGNTVNLEDYGESRMLMWTLVTTLIGIAWLGFWLGRPFTTRLGVVAAGRAKELISGADKTVAVFFALGTIGLVAVANVMTASQFPHTIPIQETIIRNQPLPPEPSRVEAKVLDATYDVPSRTLAFRLEVHNTGDRPLVLKEFTTANVRFLNEQVPGNAWNPDFPEVYGGAMKITPSEPVAPGETKVLEVVMASAEWENQRLTMYHETTNRFGGLLFFSDPTGARSIIAVADQLVIPKFGVTQM, translated from the coding sequence ATGAGAAAGAGAGTAATGCGGATGATGGGGCGGGCGGGCGCCTTGGCCCTGCTGGGGATGATCCTGGCAGGACCGACGAATCGCCTCTGGGCTCTGGGCGAGAAGTCGCAGGAGGCCTTCCTCCGGATGCGGACGGTGATCTTCTATGACACCCAGTTTTCCGGACGGAAGTTCAAGGTTGGGGACGAGATGACGGTGACGGGGAAGTTTCAGCTTCTGCCGATCTGGCCGAAGGAGATCGCCTTCACGGGCATTTCCTGGCTCAACTTCTTCGTTCCCGGGCCTCAGTTCCTGCGGGTGGGCAGCTGGATCAACGGTCGGTTCATGTCCTGCTCGCAGTTGCTGGAGCTTGGCGGCACCTATGAGTACAAGACGATCACCCGGGCGCGGTATCCGGGTCACTGGCCGGTTGGGGTGATGCTGAGCATGAAGGATGCGGGTCCGCTCATCGGGCCGTCCATCTACGTCGACGTGGATGGCAGCCACGAGGGCTTCACCAACCCGATCAAGACGCTCTTGGGCAACACGGTCAACCTGGAGGACTATGGAGAGAGCCGGATGCTCATGTGGACCCTGGTGACCACCCTGATTGGGATCGCCTGGCTCGGGTTCTGGCTGGGAAGGCCCTTTACCACGCGGTTGGGCGTGGTCGCGGCTGGGCGGGCGAAGGAGCTGATCAGCGGTGCGGATAAGACCGTCGCAGTCTTCTTCGCGCTGGGCACGATCGGCTTGGTCGCGGTGGCGAACGTGATGACGGCATCGCAGTTCCCGCATACGATCCCGATTCAGGAGACGATCATCCGGAACCAGCCGCTTCCTCCTGAGCCCTCCCGCGTGGAGGCGAAGGTGCTGGATGCGACCTACGATGTGCCGAGTCGTACGCTCGCCTTCCGGCTCGAGGTGCACAATACTGGGGATCGCCCGTTGGTGCTCAAGGAGTTCACCACCGCCAACGTTCGCTTCCTCAACGAGCAGGTTCCGGGGAATGCCTGGAATCCGGACTTCCCCGAGGTCTACGGGGGTGCGATGAAGATCACTCCCTCCGAGCCGGTTGCGCCCGGAGAGACCAAGGTGCTCGAAGTGGTGATGGCGAGTGCGGAGTGGGAGAACCAGCGGCTGACGATGTACCACGAGACGACCAATCGGTTCGGCGGCCTGCTCTTCTTCAGCGACCCGACCGGGGCGCGGAGCATCATCGCCGTCGCCGATCAGCTCGTGATTCCGAAGTTCGGCGTGACGCAGATGTAA
- a CDS encoding methane monooxygenase/ammonia monooxygenase subunit C — translation MAQTQTTATAVARPPLTAFSWKSAVVAIGALIVFDVLINVYERLYAFSKGLDYTSADYNTYWLGMLFAELVLEAVTAGALWGWLWMTRDRALERLSPAEELKRYWALGLFVLTYTYAAYAGASYFTEQDGTWHQTVIRDNDFTPSHVIEFYQSYPIYIIFGVGSLVYAMTRLPQFAKAFSLPYAVLVGAPLMIFPNVGLNEFGHTRWFMEELFVAPLHWGFVTFGWGALAILGTWLQVCPRVLALINHIYYGKPIQSPAEVMKDPQSSVNPAACAACAM, via the coding sequence ATGGCACAGACACAAACGACGGCAACGGCTGTCGCGCGTCCGCCGCTCACCGCCTTTTCCTGGAAGAGTGCGGTCGTTGCGATTGGCGCGTTGATCGTCTTTGACGTCCTGATCAACGTGTACGAGAGGCTCTACGCCTTTTCGAAGGGCCTCGACTACACGTCGGCGGATTACAATACCTACTGGCTGGGTATGCTCTTCGCGGAGCTCGTCCTGGAAGCGGTCACGGCGGGTGCGCTGTGGGGCTGGCTCTGGATGACGCGGGATCGGGCGCTCGAGCGCCTCTCTCCGGCGGAAGAGCTCAAGCGGTATTGGGCCTTGGGACTTTTTGTCCTGACCTATACCTATGCGGCATATGCCGGCGCGAGCTACTTCACGGAGCAGGACGGCACTTGGCACCAGACGGTGATTCGGGATAACGACTTCACCCCGAGCCATGTGATCGAGTTCTATCAGAGCTATCCCATCTACATCATCTTCGGTGTGGGCTCGCTGGTCTACGCGATGACCCGGTTGCCCCAGTTCGCCAAGGCATTTTCGTTGCCCTACGCGGTACTGGTGGGCGCTCCGTTGATGATCTTCCCGAACGTCGGACTCAACGAGTTCGGCCACACCCGGTGGTTCATGGAGGAGCTCTTCGTGGCTCCGCTCCACTGGGGCTTCGTGACGTTCGGCTGGGGTGCGCTGGCGATCCTCGGAACCTGGTTGCAGGTCTGCCCGCGGGTCTTGGCGCTGATCAACCACATCTACTACGGCAAGCCGATTCAGAGCCCGGCCGAGGTGATGAAGGATCCGCAGAGCTCGGTGAATCCCGCTGCGTGCGCTGCCTGCGCGATGTAG
- a CDS encoding class I SAM-dependent methyltransferase: protein MEEIQSSARYFEEVAAEWDTLRKGFFRDAVREKALDLAKVQAGERAADIGAGTGFLTEALLKRGLEVVAVDRSPAMLAELTRKFGGRSGFRCMPGETDALPLEASAVDCCFANMVLHHVESPEAMIRELFRILKPGGRAVLTDFERHGFDFFLSEYYDRWPGFPPPEVASLFREAGFATVEAGPLGEVCQAESSTGIRGIVPIFFVRAVR from the coding sequence ATGGAGGAAATCCAATCATCGGCGCGCTACTTCGAGGAAGTCGCTGCGGAATGGGATACGCTCCGGAAGGGGTTTTTTCGAGACGCGGTTCGGGAAAAGGCGCTCGATCTGGCAAAGGTCCAGGCGGGCGAACGAGCGGCGGATATCGGGGCGGGGACGGGTTTTCTGACCGAAGCCCTCCTCAAGCGGGGCCTGGAGGTCGTCGCCGTCGACCGTTCCCCCGCCATGCTTGCGGAGCTGACGAGGAAGTTCGGCGGTCGATCCGGCTTCCGGTGCATGCCAGGCGAGACCGATGCGCTGCCGCTCGAGGCGTCCGCCGTGGACTGCTGCTTTGCCAACATGGTGCTCCACCATGTCGAGAGCCCGGAAGCGATGATCCGCGAGCTCTTTCGAATTCTCAAGCCCGGCGGCCGGGCGGTCCTCACCGATTTCGAGCGGCATGGCTTCGATTTCTTCCTGAGCGAGTACTACGACCGCTGGCCGGGATTCCCTCCGCCCGAGGTGGCTTCCCTCTTCCGGGAGGCAGGCTTCGCCACCGTGGAGGCAGGCCCCCTTGGCGAAGTCTGCCAGGCGGAAAGCTCCACCGGCATCCGGGGGATTGTGCCAATCTTCTTTGTCCGGGCGGTGCGATAA
- a CDS encoding transposase codes for MRRLQAFKFELRPDGRQERRMRRFAGACRFVFNEALALQKRRQEQGGKRLGYAGLCKLLTGWRNGSPLPSGGVAAWLADAPVHPLQQTLKDLERAYANFFAKRADFPRFKKKGWSASFRYPDPKQIKLDQDNSRVFLPKLGWLRDRNSRGVLGEGKSVTVSLSGGRWRASIQTEREVAQPIPRGEGVGIDMGIARFATLSDGTFYAPLKSFRRHEAALRKAQQSMSRKVKCSNHWKKARARVERIPCCIGNARRDYLHKATTTISKNHAIVFMEDLQVGNMSQSASGTVENPGRNVRAKSGLNKSILDQGWSEFRRQLEYKMEWRGGWLPVVPPRNTSRTCPCCGHVSAAHRQTQARFECVECGFEENADVVGAIHALRVGHARIACEVGGTESPAAARRSGSFRCKPGLSAVGISGLYAGEDLNAPRASGPAGRSASGYCAGPG; via the coding sequence ATGCGGCGGCTCCAAGCGTTCAAGTTTGAGCTCAGGCCGGATGGCCGCCAGGAGCGGCGGATGCGTCGTTTTGCCGGAGCATGCCGCTTCGTATTCAACGAGGCGCTGGCGTTGCAGAAGAGGCGTCAGGAGCAGGGTGGGAAGAGGCTTGGCTACGCCGGGCTCTGCAAGCTGCTTACCGGCTGGCGCAACGGATCTCCGTTGCCGAGCGGGGGTGTCGCGGCATGGCTGGCCGATGCGCCTGTTCATCCCTTGCAACAGACGCTCAAGGATCTGGAGCGGGCCTATGCCAACTTCTTCGCCAAACGCGCCGACTTCCCGCGCTTCAAGAAGAAGGGCTGGTCCGCGAGCTTCCGCTATCCCGATCCGAAGCAGATCAAGCTCGACCAGGACAACAGCCGCGTCTTTCTGCCGAAGCTCGGCTGGTTGCGCGATCGCAACAGCCGGGGCGTGTTGGGAGAAGGGAAGAGCGTCACGGTGAGCCTGTCGGGCGGCAGGTGGCGTGCGAGCATCCAGACCGAGCGGGAAGTGGCGCAGCCCATCCCGCGGGGTGAGGGGGTCGGCATCGACATGGGCATCGCCCGTTTCGCGACACTTTCGGATGGCACGTTCTATGCGCCGCTCAAGAGTTTCAGGCGGCATGAGGCGGCGTTGCGCAAAGCGCAGCAGTCGATGAGCCGCAAGGTGAAATGCAGCAATCACTGGAAGAAGGCGAGAGCACGAGTTGAGAGGATTCCTTGTTGCATTGGCAACGCTCGGCGCGACTACCTGCACAAGGCTACGACCACGATCAGCAAGAACCACGCGATCGTGTTCATGGAGGACCTGCAGGTGGGGAACATGTCCCAGTCGGCGTCTGGCACGGTTGAGAATCCAGGAAGGAATGTTCGGGCCAAGTCTGGCCTGAACAAGTCGATTCTCGACCAGGGATGGTCCGAGTTCCGGCGGCAGCTGGAGTACAAGATGGAGTGGAGAGGCGGCTGGCTCCCTGTCGTGCCGCCGCGGAACACGAGCCGGACCTGTCCGTGTTGCGGCCATGTGTCGGCAGCCCATCGGCAGACGCAAGCCCGGTTCGAGTGTGTGGAGTGCGGTTTTGAGGAAAACGCCGACGTGGTCGGCGCGATCCATGCCCTAAGGGTGGGACACGCCCGGATCGCCTGTGAAGTGGGCGGCACCGAGTCGCCCGCAGCCGCCCGCCGAAGCGGCTCATTCCGGTGCAAGCCCGGATTGAGCGCCGTAGGAATCTCCGGACTTTACGCCGGGGAGGATCTCAACGCTCCCCGAGCCTCGGGCCCGGCGGGACGAAGTGCGAGTGGGTATTGCGCCGGGCCGGGCTAG
- a CDS encoding DUF3455 domain-containing protein, protein MTFTRPHWLLAGCFCSLLFALPLLAENLSPAPGLPLPASARLVWVAHATGFQIYKAQASTGSPAPLRWVFQEPEATLHDAAGTKVGRHFRGPCWEAADGSRIEGSVPPLAQAPGRAPADVPWLVISVHSTGTAGVLASVTHVLRIDTLGGAAPVTPPSRAGQTVRIPYRAIYLFLAPSTESTPSPR, encoded by the coding sequence ATGACATTCACAAGACCGCATTGGCTCCTTGCCGGCTGCTTTTGCTCCCTCCTGTTCGCCCTCCCTCTCTTGGCGGAGAACCTCTCGCCAGCGCCGGGCCTTCCGCTTCCGGCCTCCGCCCGGCTCGTCTGGGTGGCCCACGCGACCGGATTTCAGATTTACAAGGCGCAGGCGTCGACAGGCTCCCCGGCCCCGCTCCGCTGGGTCTTCCAGGAGCCGGAAGCAACCCTCCATGATGCGGCAGGAACCAAGGTGGGCCGCCATTTTCGCGGCCCATGCTGGGAAGCGGCGGATGGAAGCCGGATCGAGGGATCGGTCCCTCCGCTGGCCCAAGCGCCCGGCCGCGCCCCGGCGGACGTCCCTTGGCTGGTGATCTCGGTCCATAGCACCGGAACCGCCGGGGTCCTGGCCTCCGTGACCCATGTCCTCCGGATCGACACCCTGGGCGGTGCCGCGCCCGTAACGCCACCTTCCCGAGCGGGCCAGACCGTTCGCATTCCCTACCGGGCCATCTACCTCTTCCTGGCTCCGAGCACCGAATCGACCCCTTCCCCGCGCTGA
- a CDS encoding multicopper oxidase domain-containing protein — protein sequence MKEGWRPPASSWWVAGILLLLLGLISGNRPVACRAAEGGVPDISREPTDLPGPLPRRAPKLVKIELVARELEGRLSDAATFHYWTFNGKVPGPFLRVRVGDTVEVRLRNDPSSRMVHSVDLHAAWGYSGGAMLSQTIPGGERGFTFRALNPGLYLYHCGTPVIAQHIANGMYGLILVEPPGGLPKVDKEFYFMEGEIYTSGPFGAAGPQEPDLAKVLERKPDYYVFNGSVGSLIRHPLQARVGQAVRIFFGNAGPNDSSNLHALGAIFERIYEDGSLATPPMENSCSIFVPAGGAGFVEFVPRVPGSYPLVDHFFAKQERGLGGSLVVEGPLDPSIIHEGKAR from the coding sequence ATGAAGGAAGGCTGGCGGCCCCCGGCCTCTTCCTGGTGGGTCGCCGGGATTCTCCTCCTGCTCCTCGGCCTTATTTCCGGCAATCGTCCTGTTGCCTGCCGGGCTGCGGAGGGCGGAGTCCCCGACATCAGCCGGGAGCCTACCGACCTCCCCGGTCCTCTGCCCCGACGCGCCCCCAAGCTCGTCAAGATTGAGCTAGTGGCCCGGGAACTCGAGGGGCGGCTGAGCGACGCGGCTACCTTCCACTACTGGACGTTCAATGGGAAGGTTCCGGGTCCCTTCCTGCGTGTCCGGGTGGGCGACACGGTCGAAGTTCGCCTCCGCAACGACCCGAGCAGCCGGATGGTCCACTCCGTCGACCTCCATGCGGCGTGGGGGTATTCGGGTGGGGCGATGCTCAGCCAGACCATTCCAGGCGGGGAGAGGGGATTTACCTTTCGCGCGCTCAACCCGGGCCTCTACCTCTACCACTGCGGGACGCCTGTGATCGCCCAGCACATTGCCAACGGAATGTACGGCCTGATCCTCGTGGAGCCGCCCGGGGGACTTCCGAAGGTGGACAAGGAGTTCTATTTCATGGAGGGGGAGATCTACACGTCCGGCCCCTTCGGCGCAGCCGGCCCCCAGGAGCCGGACCTCGCGAAGGTCCTCGAGAGAAAGCCCGATTACTACGTCTTCAACGGCTCGGTCGGCTCTCTGATTCGCCACCCCCTGCAAGCCCGCGTCGGCCAGGCTGTCCGGATCTTCTTCGGGAACGCGGGCCCCAACGATTCCTCCAACCTTCACGCCCTCGGCGCGATCTTCGAACGGATCTACGAGGATGGAAGCCTGGCGACTCCCCCCATGGAGAATAGCTGCTCGATTTTCGTCCCGGCCGGGGGCGCGGGATTCGTCGAGTTCGTTCCGAGGGTTCCTGGAAGCTATCCGCTCGTCGACCACTTTTTCGCCAAGCAGGAGAGAGGCCTGGGAGGGAGCCTCGTGGTCGAGGGCCCCCTCGATCCCTCGATCATCCACGAAGGAAAGGCCCGGTAG
- a CDS encoding NnrS family protein encodes MEMDTTPELTGPLPPGAYLRRCAGEPYRILFPLGTVLGFLGVVVWPLASLGWAPCAPAQSHPRLMIEGFVGSFLLGFLGTSLPRLLGIKPLSGNLLLLLSVSLLTGGILQLLGGQWAGDLLFSFALLLPLVFFTLRFRHRKDNAPPSFILVLLGVVGAVVGAFLQAEKTAGSRMSPLVQQLSSLLLFQGLPLLPLLGLAAFFLPRLYESESAEAPPAVGHPSGKGSGSALVATGAGVLILASFFLEASGQRLLGGLLKVATSAGYLALTLPASPELLARGTVAAASRLALAFSLLGLLLASFLAPAGSLHLFFLGGIGLMILSVGARVVYGLSGRGFLLRFRFIPFEFAIGGVMVAMILRIGADHLSSWRSPLLSLSALLWMGALALWAVVVLPFVLCPQAEERDEPQAGEPTAKSEPE; translated from the coding sequence ATGGAAATGGACACGACGCCTGAGCTGACCGGGCCGCTCCCGCCGGGCGCCTACCTGCGCCGCTGTGCGGGCGAGCCCTACCGGATCCTCTTTCCCTTGGGCACGGTCCTCGGGTTCCTGGGGGTCGTCGTCTGGCCTCTGGCGTCCCTGGGATGGGCTCCCTGTGCGCCGGCCCAGAGCCATCCCCGGCTGATGATCGAAGGCTTCGTCGGCTCCTTTCTCCTCGGCTTCCTCGGGACCTCCCTGCCGCGCCTTCTCGGGATCAAGCCGCTCAGCGGAAACCTGCTCCTTCTCCTCTCCGTCAGCCTCTTGACCGGCGGCATACTCCAGCTTCTGGGAGGGCAGTGGGCGGGCGACCTGCTCTTTAGCTTTGCTCTTCTCCTGCCCCTGGTTTTTTTTACCTTGCGCTTTCGACACCGCAAGGACAATGCGCCTCCCAGCTTCATTCTCGTCCTGCTAGGAGTGGTGGGAGCGGTGGTGGGCGCCTTCCTGCAAGCGGAGAAGACGGCCGGAAGCCGAATGAGCCCTCTGGTTCAGCAGCTCAGCTCGCTTCTGCTCTTTCAGGGGCTGCCCCTCCTTCCGCTGCTCGGGTTGGCTGCGTTCTTCCTCCCGCGGCTCTACGAAAGCGAGAGTGCGGAGGCTCCGCCGGCGGTAGGCCATCCCTCCGGAAAAGGGAGCGGGTCTGCTCTTGTGGCCACGGGAGCGGGAGTGCTGATCCTCGCCAGCTTCTTTCTCGAGGCGAGCGGCCAGCGGCTCCTGGGGGGGCTGCTCAAGGTGGCTACGTCCGCCGGCTATCTGGCGCTAACCTTGCCCGCCTCCCCGGAGCTCTTGGCCCGGGGTACCGTTGCAGCCGCTTCCCGTCTCGCTCTTGCGTTCTCGCTCCTGGGGTTGCTGCTCGCCTCCTTCCTCGCTCCGGCCGGCTCTCTCCACCTCTTCTTCCTCGGCGGGATCGGGCTGATGATCCTCTCGGTGGGCGCTCGGGTCGTCTACGGCCTGAGCGGGAGAGGCTTCCTGCTTCGCTTCCGCTTCATTCCTTTCGAGTTTGCCATCGGCGGAGTGATGGTGGCGATGATCCTGAGGATCGGGGCCGACCACCTCTCCAGCTGGCGGTCCCCACTCCTTTCCCTTTCGGCCCTTCTCTGGATGGGAGCCCTGGCCCTCTGGGCGGTTGTCGTGCTCCCCTTCGTCCTTTGCCCGCAGGCCGAGGAGCGGGATGAGCCTCAGGCAGGCGAGCCGACGGCGAAGAGCGAGCCGGAATAG
- a CDS encoding c-type cytochrome produces MSRERMGIVMLRSFGFLLIGGLALIGVLTLVGVVLSIRQGFGSREAPPAWEAFVAKRIYRLSIPEEARLQQNPFPPSRDWLQQGMEHYADHCAQCHANNGSGETEMGKNLYPRPPDMRKPETQRLTDGELYYIIHNGIRLTGMPAWGENGHDAESWKLVLFLRHLPKLTREEELQMEQLNPKGPKERAEEQEEEHFLEGEDKSSP; encoded by the coding sequence TTGTCCCGTGAACGGATGGGGATCGTGATGCTGCGGAGCTTCGGTTTTCTGCTGATCGGCGGACTCGCCCTCATTGGCGTGCTGACCCTGGTTGGGGTCGTTCTCTCCATCCGCCAGGGGTTCGGCTCCCGCGAAGCGCCTCCTGCCTGGGAAGCCTTCGTCGCCAAACGGATCTACCGGCTCTCGATCCCCGAGGAGGCGCGCCTTCAGCAGAATCCCTTTCCGCCGAGCCGCGACTGGCTCCAGCAGGGGATGGAGCACTACGCCGACCATTGCGCCCAGTGCCACGCAAACAACGGAAGCGGGGAGACCGAGATGGGCAAGAACCTCTACCCGCGGCCCCCGGACATGCGGAAGCCCGAAACCCAGCGCCTCACCGACGGAGAGCTCTACTACATCATCCATAACGGCATCCGGCTCACGGGAATGCCCGCCTGGGGGGAAAACGGCCACGATGCGGAGAGCTGGAAGCTCGTCCTCTTTCTCCGCCACCTGCCCAAGCTCACCCGCGAAGAGGAGCTCCAGATGGAGCAGCTCAACCCGAAGGGGCCGAAGGAGCGGGCCGAGGAGCAGGAGGAGGAGCACTTCCTGGAAGGAGAGGACAAAAGCTCTCCTTGA